A stretch of the Panthera uncia isolate 11264 chromosome D1, Puncia_PCG_1.0, whole genome shotgun sequence genome encodes the following:
- the SIPA1 gene encoding signal-induced proliferation-associated protein 1 isoform X1 yields MWAGGVGSPRRGPAPAPTDDLFARKLRQPARPPLTPHTFEPRPARGPLLRSGSDAGEARPPTPASPRARAHSHEEASRPAATPTRLFTDPLALLGLPAEEPEPAFPPVPEPHWFAHYDVQSLLFDWVPRPRGTGGHAEAGSGTPASAEDPSASSDLLLEAPGFVSELGGEGELGLGGPASPPVPPALPNAAVSILEEPQNRTSAYSLEHADLGAGYYRKYFYGKEHQNFFGLDEVLGPVAVSLRREEKEGSGGGTLHSYRVIVRTTQLRTLRGTISEDALPPGPPRGLSPRKLLEHVAPRLSPTSLRLGSASPKVPRTLLTLDEQVLSFQRKVGILYCRAGQGSEEEMYNNQEAGPAFTQFLTLLGDVVRLKGFESYRAQLDTKTDSTGTHSLYTTYQDHEIMFHVSTMLPYTPNNQQQLLRKRHIGNDIVTIVFQEPGSKPFCPATIRSHFQHVFLVVRAHAPCTPHTSYRVAVSRTQDTPAFGPSLPQGGGPFPANADFRAFLLAKALNGEQAAGHARQFHAMATRTRQQYLQDLATNEVTTTSLDSASRFGLPSLGGRRKAPPRGPGSELQAAGALVWAVRAAPGARGAAGAEARGPDDAEVPCLLGISAETLVLVAPRDGRVVFNCACRDVLAWTFSEQRLDLYHGRGEAITLRFDGPPGHAVGEVVARLQLVSRGCETLELALPREGQGRLGFEVDAEGFITHVERFTFAETTGLRPGARLLRVCGQPLPRLGPEAAAQLLRSAPKVCVTVLPPDESGRPRRSFSELYTLSLQEPSRRGAPEPVQDEAPGAATLQPTTQQLLQACLLEGGSSTGPGDLAEERTEFLHSQDSPSPSPRSSLSDEAPVLPNTTPDLLLAATAKPSAPGAGRETPPTRVSKNKTRAQRAVVGTVGKVDVTASVPINTPQDGPGSPSGCEDRGDPAPELRASFLPRTLSLRNSISKIMSEAGSETLEDEWQSISEIASTCNTILESLSREDGPSVPTGQPIPESGDAEGTPKSDAEPEPGNLSEKVSRLESMLRKLQEDLQKEKADKAALEEEVRSLRHNNRRLQAESESAATRLLLASKQLGSPPADLD; encoded by the exons ATGTGGGCCGGTGGCGTGGGGAGCCCTCGGCGGGGCCCGGCCCCTGCGCCCACCGATGACCTCTTCGCTCGGAAGCTGCGCCAGCCGGCCCGGCCCCCGCTGACACCGCACACCTTCGAGCCAAGACCAGCCCGGGGCCCGCTCCTGCGCAGCGGCAGCGATGCCGGCGAGGCCCGGCCCCCCACACCGGCCAGCCCTCGCGCCCGGGCCCACAGCCACGAGGAGGCCAGCCGCCCTGCCGCGACCCCTACCCGGCTCTTCACTGACCCCCTGGCACTGCTGGGGCTCCCGGCCGAGGAGCCGGAGCCCGCCTTCCCGCCGGTGCCTGAGCCCCACTGGTTCGCCCACTATGACGTGCAGAGTCTGCTCTTTGACTGGGTTCCGAGGCCGCGGGGGACGGGCGGCCACGCAGAGGCTGGCTCTGGGACTCCGGCCTCCGCTGAGGACCCGTCCGCCAGCTCGGACCTGCTGCTCGAAGCGCCTGGCTTCGTGAGTGAGCTCGGGGGTGAGGGCGAGCTGGGCCTGGGTGGGCCGGCGTCCCCACCCGTGCCCCCTGCACTGCCCAACGCGGCCGTGTCCATCCTGGAGGAGCCGCAGAACCGAACTTCGGCCTACAGCCTGGAGCACGCAGACCTGGGAGCTGGCTACTACCGCAAGTACTTCTACGGCAAAG AACACCAGAACTTCTTCGGACTGGACGAGGTGCTGGGCCCGGTGGCAGTGAGCCTGCGGcgggaggagaaggaaggcagcGGAGGAGGCACTCTGCACAGCTACCGCGTCATCGTGCGGACCACACAG CTCCGGACCCTCCGCGGCACCATCTCGGAGGATGCGCTGCCGCCGGGGCCCCCGCGGGGTCTGTCCCCGAGGAAGCTTCTGGAGCACGTGGCGCCGCGGCTGAGCCCAACCAGCCTGCGCTTGGGCTCAGCCTCACCGAAGGTGCCCCGCACGCTGCTCACACTGGACGAGCAAGTG CTGAGCTTCCAGCGCAAGGTGGGCATCCTGTACTGCCGCGCCGGCCAGGGCTCGGAGGAGGAGATGTACAACAACCAGGAGGCAGGACCGGCCTTCACGCAGTTCCTCACCCTGCTGGGCGACGTGGTGCGGCTCAAAGGCTTTGAGAGCTACAGGGCCCAGCTGGACACCAAAA CGGATTCCACAGGCACACACTCCCTGTATACCACGTACcaggaccacgagatcatgttCCACGTGTCCACGATGCTGCCTTACACCCCCAATAACCAGCAGCAG CTCCTTCGGAAGCGCCACATTGGCAACGACATCGTGACCATCGTGTTCCAGGAACCCGGCAGCAAGCCCTTCTGCCCCGCCACCATCCGCTCGCACTTCCAGCACGTCTTCCTGGTGGTGCGGGCTCATGCACCCTGCACGCCACACACCTCCTacag GGTGGCCGTGAGCCGCACCCAGGACACCCCTGCCTTTGGGCCGTCTCTGCCCCAGGGCGGAGGCCCCTTCCCGGCCAACGCGGACTTCCGCGCCTTCCTGCTGGCCAAGGCGCTCAATGGCGAGCAGGCAGCAGGCCACGCACGCCAGTTCCACGCCATGGCCACGCGCACGCGTCAGCAGTACCTGCAGGACTTGGCCACCAACGAGGTGACCACTACGTCGCTGGACTCGGCCTCGCGCTTTGGCCTGCCCTCCCTGGGCGGGAGGCGAAAGGCGCCCCCTCGGGGCCCGGGCTCCGAGCTGCAGGCGGCGGGGGCGCTGGTGTGGGCCGTGCGCGCGGCGCCCGGAGCGCGGGGCGCCGCGGGGGCCGAGGCCCGTGGTCCCGACGACGCCGAGGTGCCCTGCCTGCTGGGCATCTCCGCTGAGACGCTGGTGCTGGTGGCGCCGCGCGACGGCCGCGTGGTCTTCAACTGCGCCTGTCGCGACGTGCTGGCCTGGACCTTCTCCGAGCAGCGGCTCGACCTGTACCACGGCCGCGGGGAGGCGATCACGCTGCGGTTCGACGGGCCCCCCGGCCATGCCGTAGGCGAGGTGGTGGCGCGTCTGCAG ctgGTGAGCCGAGGCTGCGAGACCCTCGAGCTGGCGCTGCCCCGCGAAGGCCAAGGCCGCCTGGGCTTCGAGGTGGACGCCGAGGGATTCATCACGCACGTGGAGCGCTTCACGTTCGCGGAGACAACGGGGCTGAGGCCAGGGGCGCGCCTGCTGCGCGTGTGCGGCCAGCCGCTGCCCAGGCTGGGCCCGGAGGCCGCTGCCCAGCTGCTGCGCTCGGCGCCCAAGGTCTGCGTCACCGTCCTGCCCCCCGACGAGAGCGGCCGGCCCCGCAG GAGCTTTTCGGAGCTGTACACGCTGTCTCTGCAGGAGCCCAGCCGGCGGGGGGCCCCAGAGCCCGTGCAGGATGAGGCCCCCGGGGCGGCGACCCTGCAGCCCACCACGCAGCAGTTGCTACAAGCGTGCCTGCTGGAGGGTGGCAGTTCCACGGGGCCTGGGGATCTGGCTGAAGAGAGGACCGAGTTCCTGCACAGCCAGGACTCGCCGTCACCGTCACCCCGCAG cTCCCTGTCAGACGAGGCCCCGGTCCTTCCTAACACCACCCCGGACCTCCTCCTGGCCGCCACGGCCAAGCCGTCAGCACCCGGTGCTGGCCGGGAGACCCCACCCACCCGGGTGAGCAAAAACAAGACTCGAGCCCAAAGGGCGGTGGTGGGCACAGTAGGGAAGGTGGACGTCACTGCATCCGTACCCATTAACACCCCTCAGGATGGGCCAGGCAGCCCCAGTGGTTGTGAGGACAGGGGCGACCCGGCCCCAGAGCTGAGGGCCTCCTTCCTGCCACGAACCTTGTCTCTGAGGAACTCCATCAGCAAAA TCATGTCAGAGGCGGGCAGCGAGACCCTGGAAGACGAGTGGCAGTCCATCTCAGAGATCGCCTCCACCTGCAACACCATCCTGGAGTCACTGTCCCGGGAGG ATggtccctctgtccccacaggACAGCCCATCCCAGAGAGCGGGGATGCCGAGGGAACTCCGAAGTCTGATGCTGA GCCAGAACCTGGGAACCTGTCGGAGAAGGTCTCTCGCCTGGAGTCCATGCTCAGGAAGCTGCAGGAAGATCTGCAGAAG GAGAAGGCAGACAAGGCggccctggaggaggaggtgcGGAGCCTGCGCCACAACAACCGGAGGCTGCAGGCCGAATCGGAGAGCGCAGCCACGCGCCTGCTCCTGGCCTCCAAGCAGCTGGGCTCACCTCCTGCCGACCTGGACTGA